A stretch of the Vigna radiata var. radiata cultivar VC1973A chromosome 7, Vradiata_ver6, whole genome shotgun sequence genome encodes the following:
- the LOC106765766 gene encoding UDP-glycosyltransferase 74F1: MEEKVSGGNHVLVVPYPSQGHINPMLQFSKRLCSKGLRVTMLTTIFISNSMHLQSSSLLGSVQLDFISDGYDEGGFAEAASIESYLSRMQEVGSKSLRELINKYNSSDKPIDCVVYDPLLIWVLDVAKEFRLLGAAFFTQMCAVNFIYYHVYHGLLKVPILSPISVPGLPLLHPRDAPPFVCDPAFYPAYFHLVINQFSNIHKADLLLVNSFYKLEDQVVDSMSKVFPVLTIGPTVPSFHLDKAIPDDTDNVLNLFELDTSPITWLKQKPPESVIYISFGSMVCFSSHQMEEIAFALMATGFNFLWVIPDFNTKNLSKEMGKKIDACGRGLIVNWAPQLEVLSNHAVGCFFTHCGWNSTLEALCLGVPMVALPQWTDQPTDAKFVEDVWKVGIRLKEDENGIVTREEIQNSIRVVMEKELGREMRSNAKKWKELAIEAVTQGGTSDHNINLFIKHLKKS, translated from the exons atggaagagaaagTGAGTGGTGGTAATCATGTGTTAGTGGTTCCATACCCAAGCCAAGGCCACATAAACCCGATGCTACAATTCAGCAAACGCTTGTGTTCGAAAGGACTGAGAGTGACCATGCTCACAACCATCTTCATTTCCAACTCCATGCATCTTCAATCTTCATCCTTGTTAGGCTCCGTTCAACTTGATTTCATATCAGACGGCTATGACGAAGGTGGTTTTGCTGAAGCTGCTTCTATAGAAAGCTATTTGTCTCGCATGCAAGAAGTGGGGTCTAAAAGCTTGAGGGAACTTATCAACAAATACAATTCTTCTGATAAGCCTATAGATTGTGTGGTGTATGACCCTTTGCTGATATGGGTGTTGGATGTAGCCAAGGAATTTCGGTTATTAGGAGCTGCTTTTTTCACTCAAATGTGTGCTGTCAATTTCATATATTACCATGTCTACCATGGACTTCTCAAGGTTCCTATTTTATCACCAATCTCTGTTCCAGGGCTTCCTTTGCTTCATCCCAGAGATGCACCACCTTTTGTTTGTGATCCTGCCTTCTATCCAGCATACTTTCATTTGGTTATTAATCAGTTTTCTAACATTCACAAAGCAGATCTACTTCTTGTCAACTCCTTCTACAAGCTAGAGGACCAG GTGGTGGATTCGATGTCAAAGGTATTTCCAGTATTGACAATTGGGCCAACAGTTCCATCATTTCACTTGGACAAGGCAATCCCAGATGACACAGACAACGTTCTCAATCTGTTTGAGTTAGACACATCACCGATTACATGGCTCAAACAAAAGCCTCCAGAGTCAGTTATCTACATATCATTTGGCAGCATGGTCTGCTTCAGCTCACACCAGATGGAGGAAATTGCATTTGCACTAATGGCAACTGGTTTCAACTTCTTGTGGGTCATCCCTGATTTCAATACAAAGAATCTCTCAAAGGAAATGGGGAAGAAAATCGATGCATGTGGAAGGGGTTTGATAGTTAATTGGGCACCCCAATTGGAAGTTCTGTCAAACCATGCTGTTGGTTGCTTTTTTACACACTGTGGATGGAATTCAACTCTTGAAGCATTGTGCTTGGGAGTGCCAATGGTTGCTCTCCCACAATGGACTGATCAACCCACCGATGCAAAATTTGTTGAGGATGTATGGAAAGTGGGAATCAGACTGAAAGAAGATGAGAATGGGATTGTGACAAGAGAAGAGATTCAGAATTCCATTAGGGTTGTTATGGAGAAGGAGCTTGGAAGAGAAATGAGGAGTAATGCTAAGAAATGGAAGGAATTGGCTATTGAAGCAGTCACTCAAGGTGGCACTTCAGATCACAACATCAATCTATTCATTAAGCATCTCAAAAAATCTTAA